One Owenweeksia hongkongensis DSM 17368 genomic region harbors:
- a CDS encoding endonuclease III domain-containing protein, with translation MTKKEKVQFVIDKLEELYPEVPIPLDHSDPYTLLIAVLLSAQCTDARVNKITPLLFQVASTPYEMAKLTQEEIAAIIRPCGLTPMKSNGIKQLSHILIDKYNGEVPADFEALESLPAVGHKTASVVMSQAFDIPAFPVDTHIHRLMNRWGLSNGKSVVQTEKDAKRLFPKELWNKLHLQIIYYAREYSPARGWDINKDVISQKIARKSLLK, from the coding sequence ATGACTAAGAAGGAAAAAGTGCAATTTGTAATTGATAAGCTCGAAGAACTTTATCCGGAGGTTCCGATTCCTTTAGATCATTCCGACCCATATACTTTGCTAATTGCCGTTTTGCTATCGGCACAATGCACAGATGCCCGGGTAAACAAAATCACCCCACTCCTATTTCAGGTGGCAAGCACACCTTACGAAATGGCCAAACTTACTCAAGAAGAAATTGCCGCCATCATTCGTCCTTGTGGGCTTACGCCAATGAAATCAAATGGCATTAAGCAACTCTCCCATATTTTGATTGACAAATACAATGGAGAAGTACCAGCTGATTTTGAAGCTTTGGAAAGCCTCCCTGCCGTGGGGCACAAAACTGCCTCGGTAGTAATGAGTCAGGCTTTTGATATTCCTGCATTCCCTGTAGACACCCATATTCATCGCTTAATGAACCGCTGGGGGCTAAGTAATGGGAAGTCGGTGGTACAAACGGAAAAGGACGCCAAACGACTTTTTCCAAAAGAGCTTTGGAACAAACTTCATTTGCAAATCATTTATTACGCCCGTGAATATTCTCCCGCTCGCGGCTGGGATATTAATAAAGATGTGATTTCTCAAAAAATCGCAAGAAAGAGTTTGTTGAAATAG
- a CDS encoding FAD-dependent oxidoreductase produces MENKKVTIAGAGLVGSLLACYMAKKGHDVKVYERRPDMRKTTIDGGRSINLALSNRGWKALEGVGVADEVRKMAIPMYGRVMHSREGELTNQPYGLNGEAIYSVSRGGLNALLMDEAEKHSNVSIDFDQQCTRVNLETAEASFKSYSTKEITKVEGDLLFGTDGAFSAVRSSMVKTDRFNYSQQYIEHGYKELSIPANADGTHKMEKEALHIWPRGSYMLIALPNPDGSFTCTLFFANEGETSFETVNTLEKARAFFKEHFADALELMTNFDEEWENNPVSSLVIIRCFPWSKNGKVALLGDASHAIVPFYGQGMNSGFEDCTVLEEIMSQHGDDWNTILKEFETQRKPDADAIADLAMRNFVEMRDLTGNADFLLRKKIEAKFSRNNPGKWIPLYSMVTFSDIRYSDALKEGQRQDRIMEEVMAMPDIHQNWEDPKVETKILELLGKY; encoded by the coding sequence ATGGAAAACAAAAAAGTAACGATAGCCGGAGCAGGATTGGTGGGCTCACTTTTGGCCTGTTATATGGCCAAAAAAGGTCACGATGTAAAGGTGTACGAAAGACGCCCAGATATGCGCAAAACCACCATTGATGGTGGTAGGTCTATAAATTTGGCGCTAAGCAACCGAGGCTGGAAAGCTTTGGAAGGTGTAGGTGTGGCGGATGAAGTTCGCAAGATGGCGATACCGATGTATGGCCGCGTGATGCATTCCCGCGAAGGGGAACTTACCAACCAACCGTACGGGCTTAATGGCGAGGCTATTTATTCTGTTTCTCGTGGTGGGCTTAATGCTTTGCTGATGGATGAAGCTGAAAAACACAGCAATGTTTCCATCGATTTTGACCAGCAATGCACGCGAGTGAATTTAGAAACTGCTGAGGCAAGTTTTAAATCATACAGTACCAAAGAAATTACCAAAGTAGAGGGCGACTTGCTTTTTGGAACGGATGGCGCTTTTAGTGCTGTTCGCTCTTCTATGGTGAAAACCGATAGATTCAACTATTCGCAACAGTATATCGAGCATGGTTACAAGGAATTGAGTATTCCTGCAAATGCCGATGGTACGCATAAAATGGAGAAGGAAGCGCTGCATATCTGGCCGCGCGGCAGCTATATGCTCATTGCTCTTCCCAACCCTGATGGCAGTTTTACTTGTACTTTGTTTTTTGCCAACGAAGGCGAAACCTCCTTTGAAACAGTTAATACTTTGGAGAAAGCTCGCGCCTTTTTCAAGGAACATTTTGCTGATGCTTTGGAGCTAATGACGAATTTTGATGAAGAATGGGAAAACAATCCTGTGTCTTCATTGGTGATTATTCGCTGCTTCCCATGGTCAAAAAATGGAAAGGTGGCTTTACTGGGCGATGCTTCTCACGCCATCGTTCCTTTTTACGGACAAGGTATGAACAGTGGTTTTGAAGACTGTACTGTTTTAGAAGAAATTATGAGTCAGCATGGCGATGATTGGAATACTATTCTGAAGGAATTTGAAACTCAACGTAAGCCTGATGCAGACGCTATTGCTGATTTGGCGATGCGCAACTTTGTGGAGATGCGCGACCTTACCGGTAATGCGGATTTTCTTCTTCGCAAAAAGATAGAAGCCAAGTTTAGTCGAAACAATCCGGGAAAGTGGATACCACTTTATTCAATGGTTACTTTTAGTGATATTCGCTATTCTGATGCTTTGAAAGAAGGTCAGCGCCAGGATAGAATTATGGAAGAGGTGATGGCAATGCCGGATATTCATCAAAATTGGGAAGATCCAAAAGTAGAGACGAAGATTTTGGAATTGCTGGGGAAGTATTGA
- the kynU gene encoding kynureninase has product MEYQFNAEFALKCDAEDELKNFRAQFLFPQHKGENAIYFTGNSLGLQAKNAREYISEELDDWATFGVEGHTESRRPWLKYHEFFTKPLASIVGAKPSEVVAMNGLTTNLHLLMVSFFRPEGKRKKIVCEGKAFPSDQYALRSQLRFHGLTEDDLIEIQPDPVAELITDDRVIETLEKHADEIALVMLGGMNYYTGQFFDMERITRKGKEIGAVVGWDLAHAAGNMPIKLHDWDVDFAAWCGYKYLNSGPGGVSGIFVHEKHHGQTEIPRFEGWWGHDKETRFKMPETFKPIPTAEAWQLSNAPVFAMVPLLASLELFEQAGMQRLREKSKKLTAYLQFVVEQVRESTGVELKIITPKDPERRGAQLSVIVPGVGRKVFDYLMENGVISDWREPDVIRMAPVPMYNNFEDIFRFGKIFEQGLKKFAK; this is encoded by the coding sequence ATGGAATATCAGTTTAATGCAGAGTTTGCGCTCAAATGTGATGCGGAGGATGAATTGAAAAATTTCAGAGCTCAATTTTTATTTCCACAGCACAAGGGCGAAAACGCCATATATTTTACCGGAAACTCTCTTGGCTTACAAGCCAAAAATGCACGCGAGTATATCAGTGAAGAGCTGGATGACTGGGCGACATTTGGAGTAGAAGGACACACCGAAAGCCGCAGACCATGGCTGAAGTATCACGAATTTTTCACAAAACCTTTGGCGAGCATCGTTGGTGCGAAACCTAGCGAAGTAGTTGCTATGAATGGCCTTACCACAAACTTGCACTTATTGATGGTGAGCTTTTTTCGCCCGGAAGGGAAAAGGAAAAAAATAGTTTGCGAAGGCAAGGCTTTTCCATCAGATCAATATGCACTTCGCAGCCAGTTGCGTTTTCATGGCCTTACGGAAGATGATCTTATCGAAATTCAACCGGATCCTGTAGCTGAATTAATCACAGATGATCGCGTGATTGAAACCTTGGAAAAGCATGCTGATGAAATTGCTTTGGTGATGCTGGGTGGTATGAATTATTACACCGGTCAGTTTTTTGACATGGAGCGCATCACCCGTAAGGGAAAGGAAATTGGCGCGGTAGTAGGCTGGGATTTGGCCCACGCTGCGGGAAATATGCCCATCAAACTTCACGACTGGGATGTTGACTTTGCCGCTTGGTGCGGATACAAATATTTGAATAGTGGTCCTGGTGGGGTGAGCGGAATATTTGTTCACGAAAAACATCACGGCCAAACCGAAATACCACGCTTTGAAGGCTGGTGGGGACATGATAAGGAGACGCGTTTTAAAATGCCGGAAACCTTTAAGCCTATCCCAACGGCTGAAGCTTGGCAGCTGAGCAATGCTCCTGTTTTTGCCATGGTTCCACTTTTGGCGAGCCTAGAGCTTTTTGAGCAGGCGGGTATGCAACGCTTGCGCGAAAAGTCTAAAAAGCTGACGGCTTATCTGCAGTTTGTGGTAGAGCAGGTTCGTGAAAGCACAGGCGTAGAATTGAAAATTATTACCCCAAAAGATCCGGAAAGAAGAGGTGCTCAGCTATCGGTGATAGTGCCGGGTGTTGGTCGTAAGGTGTTTGACTATTTGATGGAAAATGGTGTGATTTCGGATTGGCGTGAGCCGGATGTAATCCGCATGGCTCCGGTGCCGATGTACAACAACTTTGAGGACATTTTCCGCTTCGGGAAAATCTTTGAGCAAGGACTAAAGAAATTTGCCAAATAG
- a CDS encoding UbiA prenyltransferase family protein encodes MAKYVVYSNLWVGIAVGAFSLFTMSSFSSINIGFILMVIFSTAFTYNYMRFVQIRGYDLRSELSFKAWVAGHRSEVLLFMLVFGALTGLAFIEIFSVELILLMILPGIISATYPLSFKNPFSSFTSLRTAPGLKMFLISATWSYVTVIVPTVLYDTLSLESVLEFLMRTLLILALVIPFDIRDVPYDDALMKTIPQVIGRDQARQLSMLFILLYQVWLLVRLFVFGDPVFYTIALLVGLEIGYWLVRYSHREHSELYFSFWIEGVPIFCGVLLMVGSLVF; translated from the coding sequence ATGGCTAAATATGTAGTGTACAGTAATTTGTGGGTGGGAATTGCTGTTGGTGCCTTTAGTTTGTTTACCATGTCATCGTTCTCTTCTATAAATATTGGCTTCATTTTGATGGTGATTTTTTCTACTGCCTTCACTTATAACTATATGCGCTTTGTGCAAATCCGTGGTTATGACCTTCGTAGTGAGCTTTCGTTTAAAGCCTGGGTAGCTGGTCACAGGAGCGAAGTTTTGCTTTTTATGCTTGTGTTTGGAGCGCTCACCGGTTTAGCTTTTATAGAAATATTTTCTGTTGAGCTCATTTTGTTAATGATTCTTCCTGGCATTATTTCGGCAACCTACCCGCTGAGTTTTAAAAATCCCTTCAGTAGTTTCACATCTCTTCGCACGGCTCCGGGGCTAAAGATGTTTTTGATTTCCGCTACCTGGAGTTATGTTACGGTAATTGTTCCCACCGTGCTTTATGATACGCTTTCGCTGGAAAGTGTTTTGGAGTTTTTGATGAGAACTTTGCTGATTCTGGCTTTGGTAATCCCTTTTGACATTCGGGATGTGCCGTATGACGATGCTCTCATGAAAACTATTCCGCAGGTGATTGGGCGCGATCAGGCAAGGCAATTGTCCATGCTTTTTATTCTACTATATCAAGTGTGGCTTTTAGTAAGGCTTTTTGTTTTTGGTGATCCGGTTTTTTACACAATTGCACTTTTAGTTGGCTTAGAAATCGGCTACTGGCTGGTGCGCTATTCGCATCGTGAACACAGTGAATTGTATTTTTCCTTTTGGATAGAAGGGGTGCCTATTTTTTGTGGGGTGCTTTTGATGGTGGGGAGTTTGGTGTTTTGA
- the gcvP gene encoding aminomethyl-transferring glycine dehydrogenase yields the protein MTTDSFAYRHIGPREEDVKAMLTAVGVDSIEELINQTVPKDIRLKGELNLSDTFGESEYLSRIRDIARKNKVFKTYIGLGYHPTIMPGVIQRNILENPGWYTAYTPYQAEIAQGRLEALLNFQTMITDLTGLPIANASLLDESTAAAEAMAMFFAGRSRAKQKADANKFFVSIHCLHQNIDLLKTRAEPIGVELVIGDHRDFTLSDEYFGALLQYPASDGEVFDYTDFMKDAKDHDMQVAVAADIMSLALLTPPGEWGADAVVGTTQRFGIPLGFGGPHAAYFATKEEYKRAIPGRIIGVTKDKDGNNALRMALQTREQHIKREKATSNICTAQVLLAVMAGMYAVYHGPKGLKNIAKRIHFSAVTLDEALRKMGYERTNESFFDTLKIETGDISTETIREIALEKEYNFRFIDSHTVGISINENTNLEAINEIISIFAEAKEVEAAEAGKLLEVNVIPESLQRQSEYLEQTIFNSFHSETDMMRYIKLLERKDLSLNHSMIPLGSCTMKLNAATEMIPLSWPLFANIHPFAPKEQTGGYLEMISELERDLAEITGFHSVSLQPNSGAQGEYAGLMVIQAYHTSRGEGHRNVTLIPSSAHGTNPASAIMAGMKVVVVKCDELGNIDVADLIAKAEQYKDDLSSLMITYPSTHGVFEESVKEITSIIHENGGQVYMDGANMNAQVGLTSPGNIGADVCHLNLHKTFAIPHGGGGPGMGPIGVAEHLASFLPGHPLVKTGGKNAISAISAAPYGSSLVLIISYGYIKMLGPIGLRKSTEFAILNANYIKSQLEGNFDVLYTNEKGRVAHEMIVDCRPFKKSAGIEVVDIAKRLMDYGYHAPTVSFPVAGTVMIEPTESESKLELDRFCSALLSIRKEIEEIANGEADKENNPLINAPHTMGMLTADEWNLPYSRQKAAFPLEYIALNKFWPDVRRVDDAYGDRNLVCTCEPMESYAINS from the coding sequence ATGACAACAGACTCATTTGCCTACCGACACATTGGCCCCAGAGAGGAAGATGTAAAAGCAATGCTTACGGCTGTAGGAGTTGATTCTATAGAAGAGTTGATCAACCAAACCGTGCCAAAAGATATTCGCCTAAAAGGTGAATTAAACCTTTCGGATACCTTTGGTGAGTCTGAATATTTGTCTCGAATAAGAGACATAGCTCGAAAGAATAAGGTTTTCAAAACCTATATTGGTTTGGGCTACCACCCTACTATTATGCCTGGTGTTATTCAGCGTAATATTTTAGAAAACCCAGGTTGGTACACGGCTTACACACCATACCAGGCAGAAATCGCTCAAGGAAGATTGGAAGCTTTATTGAACTTCCAAACCATGATTACTGACCTTACTGGTTTGCCAATCGCCAACGCTAGTTTGCTTGACGAATCTACCGCTGCTGCTGAGGCTATGGCTATGTTTTTTGCTGGTCGCTCACGCGCCAAGCAGAAGGCAGATGCCAATAAATTTTTCGTTTCAATTCATTGTTTACACCAAAACATCGACCTCCTCAAAACCAGAGCGGAACCTATTGGTGTAGAATTGGTAATCGGAGATCACAGAGATTTCACGCTAAGTGACGAATACTTTGGAGCCTTGCTTCAATATCCAGCTTCTGATGGAGAAGTGTTTGACTACACCGACTTTATGAAAGATGCCAAAGACCATGACATGCAAGTAGCTGTAGCTGCTGACATTATGAGTCTTGCTTTGCTTACACCTCCCGGAGAGTGGGGAGCTGACGCAGTAGTTGGAACCACTCAGCGTTTTGGTATTCCATTAGGTTTTGGTGGACCACACGCTGCCTACTTCGCTACCAAAGAAGAATACAAAAGAGCTATTCCGGGTAGAATTATTGGAGTAACCAAAGACAAGGATGGAAACAATGCCTTGCGTATGGCGCTTCAAACTCGTGAGCAGCACATTAAAAGAGAAAAAGCAACTTCAAACATTTGTACCGCACAAGTACTACTTGCCGTAATGGCGGGAATGTACGCTGTGTATCACGGTCCAAAAGGTTTGAAAAATATTGCCAAGAGAATTCACTTTTCGGCTGTTACCCTTGATGAAGCTTTGCGCAAAATGGGGTACGAACGTACCAATGAGTCCTTCTTCGATACTTTGAAAATCGAAACTGGCGACATTAGCACTGAAACTATCCGCGAAATTGCGCTTGAGAAAGAATATAACTTCCGTTTTATTGATAGCCATACTGTAGGTATCAGTATTAATGAAAATACAAACCTTGAAGCGATCAACGAGATCATTTCAATTTTTGCGGAAGCTAAAGAAGTAGAAGCTGCTGAGGCAGGAAAGTTACTTGAGGTAAACGTAATCCCTGAATCACTTCAGAGACAATCAGAATATTTGGAGCAAACCATCTTCAACAGCTTCCATAGCGAAACTGACATGATGCGTTACATCAAGCTTTTGGAGCGCAAAGACCTTTCTTTGAATCATTCAATGATCCCACTAGGAAGCTGCACCATGAAGCTTAATGCTGCAACGGAAATGATTCCATTGAGCTGGCCTCTTTTCGCTAATATTCACCCATTTGCACCAAAAGAGCAAACAGGAGGATACTTAGAAATGATTAGCGAATTAGAACGTGATCTTGCAGAAATCACAGGGTTCCATTCTGTATCGCTTCAGCCAAACTCTGGCGCTCAAGGCGAATATGCTGGATTGATGGTAATTCAGGCTTATCACACTTCACGTGGTGAAGGCCACAGAAATGTTACGCTTATTCCAAGTTCTGCACATGGCACCAACCCTGCCAGCGCCATTATGGCCGGTATGAAAGTAGTTGTGGTAAAATGTGACGAATTGGGGAACATTGACGTAGCCGATCTTATAGCGAAAGCTGAACAGTACAAAGATGATCTTTCATCATTGATGATTACTTACCCAAGTACTCACGGTGTATTTGAAGAGTCTGTAAAAGAAATCACCTCTATCATTCATGAGAATGGTGGACAAGTATATATGGATGGTGCCAATATGAACGCTCAGGTTGGATTAACCAGCCCGGGTAACATTGGCGCTGACGTTTGTCACCTAAACTTGCACAAAACCTTTGCTATCCCTCATGGTGGCGGTGGCCCTGGAATGGGACCTATCGGTGTGGCTGAGCATTTGGCATCTTTCCTTCCTGGACACCCATTGGTAAAGACCGGAGGTAAAAATGCAATCAGTGCTATTTCTGCTGCTCCTTATGGAAGTTCGTTAGTCCTTATTATTAGCTACGGATACATCAAAATGCTTGGACCAATTGGTTTGAGAAAATCTACTGAGTTTGCTATTCTTAATGCTAACTACATTAAGAGCCAACTTGAAGGAAACTTTGATGTACTATATACTAATGAGAAAGGGCGCGTAGCACACGAAATGATTGTGGATTGCCGTCCATTTAAAAAGTCCGCAGGTATTGAGGTTGTAGACATAGCTAAACGCTTGATGGACTACGGATATCACGCTCCTACAGTTTCTTTCCCAGTTGCAGGTACCGTTATGATTGAGCCTACAGAAAGTGAAAGCAAGCTGGAACTTGATCGTTTTTGCAGTGCCCTATTGAGCATTCGCAAGGAGATAGAAGAAATAGCCAATGGTGAGGCTGACAAGGAAAATAATCCACTAATAAATGCTCCACACACCATGGGAATGCTTACAGCTGATGAATGGAACCTTCCATATTCACGTCAAAAAGCAGCGTTTCCATTAGAATATATTGCTTTAAATAAATTTTGGCCTGATGTTCGCAGGGTAGATGATGCTTATGGAGACAGAAATCTTGTCTGCACATGCGAGCCAATGGAGTCCTACGCCATTAATTCGTAG
- a CDS encoding T9SS type A sorting domain-containing protein → MKKVLLALSLMGGIAGYSQSNDMPSDLKLDAKEVAHIENLIAKKKLQSNKKKTAGGVITNQFMGFVDEMYTLFGGSAQFSIFQNPMWQDSTAVEVFSNADQHISNHAIGLTFDPTSPAWGANQVAEVDDYTIDSVYILGAYRTPSSIPNPMGDSLIVELVWAPSTSTTTFNEGTVTYTNGSPDESCDYVAPTFTLGTPPSFSLEGSNKVRIGLELTANDTTNTSAYYGLEVNQLIPAGNIVGVSYFFKSAYASGLSVGDTVFNTVTPSTVSAPNFAGRLAQDPAIALSNLNMYFCDAGNFGGMNGTSSFRSAELYNLSNGFPCYFPESFNGNFVAVMMSANSTVGLDEVKEEASFNVFPNPTTGNVTLEIAQGGTYTIDVLNLVGQAVYSEQVSINGGEALNRNFSNLTKGVYLINLSGEGISKTTKLTIK, encoded by the coding sequence ATGAAAAAAGTATTACTAGCCCTTTCTTTAATGGGGGGTATCGCTGGTTACTCTCAGAGTAACGACATGCCTTCTGATTTGAAACTTGACGCAAAAGAAGTTGCGCATATTGAAAATTTGATCGCTAAGAAGAAACTTCAATCTAACAAGAAAAAAACCGCTGGTGGTGTTATCACTAACCAATTTATGGGTTTTGTAGATGAAATGTACACCTTGTTTGGTGGGTCTGCACAGTTTAGCATTTTCCAAAATCCAATGTGGCAAGATTCTACTGCAGTAGAAGTTTTTAGCAATGCCGATCAGCATATCAGCAATCATGCTATTGGTTTGACTTTTGATCCAACCTCTCCAGCTTGGGGAGCTAATCAAGTTGCGGAAGTTGACGATTACACTATTGATAGTGTATACATCTTAGGAGCTTATAGAACTCCATCTTCTATTCCTAACCCAATGGGTGACTCTTTGATCGTAGAACTTGTATGGGCGCCTAGCACCAGCACTACTACTTTCAATGAAGGAACTGTTACTTACACAAACGGATCTCCTGACGAGTCTTGTGATTATGTAGCGCCTACCTTCACTCTTGGTACTCCTCCTTCATTTAGTCTTGAAGGTTCAAACAAGGTTCGTATTGGACTTGAACTTACAGCAAACGATACTACCAATACTTCAGCTTACTATGGATTGGAGGTTAACCAACTTATTCCGGCTGGAAACATTGTAGGTGTATCTTACTTCTTTAAGTCTGCTTACGCTTCTGGACTTTCTGTAGGTGACACTGTTTTCAACACTGTTACTCCTTCTACAGTTTCTGCACCTAACTTTGCTGGAAGACTTGCTCAAGATCCTGCTATCGCTTTGAGTAACCTAAACATGTACTTTTGTGATGCAGGAAACTTTGGTGGAATGAACGGTACAAGTTCTTTTAGATCAGCAGAGCTTTATAACTTATCAAATGGTTTCCCATGCTACTTCCCAGAAAGCTTCAACGGAAACTTTGTTGCTGTAATGATGTCAGCAAACTCTACTGTTGGTTTGGATGAAGTAAAGGAAGAAGCTTCTTTTAATGTATTCCCTAACCCAACTACAGGCAATGTAACTCTTGAGATCGCTCAAGGAGGTACTTACACTATCGATGTTCTTAACTTGGTAGGTCAGGCTGTATACTCTGAGCAAGTAAGCATCAACGGTGGAGAAGCACTAAACAGAAACTTTTCTAACCTTACTAAAGGTGTTTACCTTATCAACTTAAGCGGTGAGGGTATCTCTAAAACTACCAAACTTACTATCAAGTAA
- a CDS encoding ABC transporter ATP-binding protein — MIEVNDLHKGFGGEEILKGISANFYQGKTNLIIGQSGSGKTVFLKSLVGLHQIDQGEIIYNNRRLGEMDDEAKKNLRTEMGMVFQGNALFDSLTIQENINFALGMFGDMSESEMEDRANFCLKRVNLEGVNNKFPAELSGGMQKRVALARAIVMNPKYLFCDEPNSGLDPKTAIVIDNLIKEITEEYNMTTVINTHDMNSVMEIGDQIIYIKYGLKAWEGSSEDILTTNNEDINDFVYSSELFRKIKNKL; from the coding sequence ATGATAGAGGTAAACGATTTACATAAAGGCTTTGGTGGAGAAGAGATTTTGAAAGGCATTTCAGCTAACTTTTACCAAGGAAAAACCAATCTTATTATCGGACAATCGGGTTCTGGTAAAACGGTATTTCTAAAAAGTTTGGTTGGCCTGCATCAAATAGACCAAGGAGAGATTATATATAATAATAGGAGGCTTGGTGAAATGGATGATGAGGCCAAGAAGAATCTTCGTACGGAGATGGGAATGGTGTTTCAGGGAAATGCCCTGTTTGACTCTCTAACGATTCAAGAGAACATAAATTTTGCTTTGGGTATGTTTGGAGATATGTCTGAAAGTGAAATGGAGGATAGAGCTAACTTTTGCTTGAAACGGGTAAATCTGGAAGGTGTAAATAATAAGTTTCCTGCTGAGCTGAGTGGGGGTATGCAAAAGCGTGTGGCATTAGCAAGAGCAATTGTAATGAACCCCAAGTATCTTTTTTGTGATGAGCCAAATAGTGGCTTAGACCCAAAAACTGCCATCGTGATTGATAACCTTATCAAGGAGATTACAGAGGAGTACAATATGACTACAGTAATCAATACGCACGATATGAACTCGGTGATGGAGATAGGTGATCAAATAATCTACATAAAGTATGGTCTTAAGGCTTGGGAGGGAAGTAGCGAAGATATTTTAACTACCAATAATGAGGATATTAATGACTTCGTATATTCTTCAGAACTGTTTAGGAAAATCAAGAACAAGCTTTAG
- a CDS encoding MlaE family ABC transporter permease — MFITEGIRSIGLYFILLGKTFKKPENFKQYWKALMRDFDLLGLSSVWIVSVISLFVGAIVTIQTALNLDDPFIPDYYVALAARESIILEFSPTMVSLILAGKVGSNIASTLGSMRVSEQIDALEVMGINPACYLILPKLIATMIFNPILITLSMFLGLAGGFLAAEFVSDIAPADFIQGLQLEFQPFYVWYALIKTVVFAFIITSLSAFYGYYVKGGSIEVGINATKAVVSSSVAIIVANYILTQILLG, encoded by the coding sequence ATGTTTATAACCGAGGGAATACGATCTATTGGGCTCTACTTCATCTTATTAGGAAAGACTTTTAAGAAGCCTGAAAATTTTAAGCAGTACTGGAAAGCATTGATGCGCGATTTTGACTTGCTCGGATTGAGCAGTGTTTGGATTGTGTCTGTAATATCATTGTTTGTAGGCGCTATTGTTACTATTCAAACAGCACTCAATCTGGATGATCCTTTTATTCCGGATTATTACGTGGCGCTTGCAGCTCGTGAATCTATAATTTTGGAATTTTCGCCTACCATGGTGAGCCTTATTTTGGCTGGTAAAGTAGGTTCTAACATTGCATCTACCCTTGGGAGTATGCGCGTTTCTGAGCAAATTGACGCTTTGGAGGTAATGGGGATAAACCCCGCTTGTTATCTGATTCTACCCAAACTTATCGCAACCATGATTTTTAACCCCATCCTGATTACACTAAGTATGTTTCTCGGCTTGGCTGGTGGATTTTTAGCAGCAGAGTTTGTAAGTGATATAGCACCCGCAGACTTTATTCAAGGCTTGCAATTGGAATTTCAGCCGTTTTATGTGTGGTATGCCTTGATAAAGACAGTTGTTTTTGCTTTTATCATTACCAGTCTTTCCGCCTTTTATGGTTATTATGTAAAAGGAGGATCAATCGAAGTTGGAATTAATGCTACAAAGGCTGTTGTAAGCAGTAGTGTGGCGATTATAGTTGCTAATTATATTTTAACCCAAATCCTTTTAGGCTAA
- a CDS encoding SprT-like domain-containing protein, which yields MTKATTTLEKYLPEGSLELCMTLLKSEPVQLKISRPRKTKFGDYRFPGKDGRHKISVNANLNPFAFLITLIHEMAHLKAFKDYGKVIKPHGSEWQQCFRDLAKPFLDADIFPNDVKHQFINSLNKGAASSCTDLNLFRQLKVYDNTPEHITTVEQVPMGAHFRIGQDKIFRKGPKSRKRYKCLNLVNKREYMVHPLAEVELVENLKNIKSA from the coding sequence TTGACCAAGGCTACTACTACTTTAGAAAAATATCTACCGGAAGGAAGTCTGGAGCTTTGCATGACTTTGTTAAAATCAGAGCCGGTACAGCTCAAGATTTCGCGACCACGAAAAACAAAGTTTGGTGATTATCGCTTTCCCGGCAAGGATGGCCGACATAAGATTAGTGTAAACGCTAACCTAAACCCCTTTGCTTTTTTGATTACCCTAATTCACGAAATGGCACATTTAAAGGCCTTCAAAGATTATGGTAAAGTAATAAAGCCACATGGATCGGAATGGCAGCAGTGCTTCAGAGATTTGGCCAAACCATTTTTGGATGCCGATATTTTTCCGAATGATGTGAAGCATCAATTTATAAACAGCCTAAACAAAGGAGCCGCGAGCAGCTGTACAGACTTGAACCTTTTTCGTCAGTTAAAAGTTTATGACAACACACCTGAGCACATTACTACCGTGGAGCAAGTTCCTATGGGAGCTCATTTTAGGATTGGCCAGGATAAAATTTTCCGCAAAGGACCAAAGTCACGAAAGCGCTATAAGTGCCTAAACTTGGTAAATAAGCGCGAGTATATGGTACATCCTTTGGCAGAAGTAGAATTAGTAGAAAACTTAAAAAATATAAAAAGTGCCTGA